In a genomic window of Streptomyces roseoviridis:
- a CDS encoding DUF3072 domain-containing protein, with protein sequence MSDAQDPSKDVEDWVTGDEPATGPQLSYLRTLAREAGEEVPPDLTKAQASRMIDRLQGASPRTGGNGSADSGTPEDGTGGG encoded by the coding sequence ATGAGCGACGCACAGGACCCGAGCAAGGACGTCGAGGACTGGGTGACCGGCGACGAGCCGGCCACCGGCCCGCAGCTGAGTTACCTGCGGACACTGGCCCGAGAGGCGGGCGAGGAGGTACCGCCCGACCTGACGAAGGCGCAGGCGTCCAGGATGATCGACCGCCTGCAGGGGGCTTCCCCGCGCACCGGCGGGAACGGGAGTGCGGACTCCGGCACGCCGGAAGACGGCACCGGCGGTGGCTGA